Proteins co-encoded in one Sulfurimonas sp. HSL1-2 genomic window:
- a CDS encoding NUDIX hydrolase, which translates to MIKTPHVSVDGIVELFDAKGSFFGIVLIERKNPPHGWALPGGFVDIGETVEQAVRREMKEEISLDVRVERLLGIYSDPSRDSRFHTVSAVFVCRATGFPIAADDAKKLRVVTPEDAVKTPLVFDHRRILDDYISGKQCVTY; encoded by the coding sequence ATGATCAAAACACCCCATGTCAGCGTCGACGGTATCGTCGAACTTTTCGATGCCAAAGGCAGTTTTTTTGGTATCGTACTGATCGAACGCAAAAATCCGCCTCACGGCTGGGCGCTGCCGGGCGGATTTGTCGATATCGGCGAAACGGTCGAACAGGCAGTGCGCCGGGAAATGAAAGAGGAGATCAGCCTGGATGTCCGGGTGGAACGTCTGCTGGGTATCTACTCCGATCCCTCCCGCGATTCGCGTTTCCATACCGTCTCGGCGGTATTTGTCTGCCGCGCAACCGGGTTTCCCATCGCGGCCGACGATGCAAAAAAACTCCGGGTCGTTACACCCGAAGATGCGGTCAAAACGCCGCTGGTTTTCGACCACCGCCGGATTCTGGATGATTACATCAGTGGGAAGCAGTGCGTGACCTACTGA